The following DNA comes from Flavobacterium sp. N3904.
TATGCCTCTTCCAAAAGTTCAGTCCATAGAATAGTATGATCCTTTCTGATAGTCAAAGCAAAAAGGATTCTTTTTTCAGGAGACAATTTTTCCACATCAATTGGCTTAAGTCTTATACCTACATCTTTAACTTTCTCTACTATTGATTTGCTCGCAAATATGATTTTTTTTGCAGTTTCATAATCAACACCATTTAGGACCGCAGGATCATATGTTGCTTTATCAAGTTCAGTCCATAGAATAGTAAAGTCTGGCCTTGTCTCTAAAGCGGCAATAATTTTTTGTGCGTCAGTTTGTATTGGAACTACATCAGTTTTAGGTTTTTCTCTAAATTTAAAAGTATCTTCATATTCAAGTTTAGGATTTTCGGTGACGTCATATTTGTATCGCTTAATTAAAAGTTTAATTATTGATTGCACACGAACATCTGTTTTTGGTAGGTCAGTAAGTACTAATATTTGAGCGGCCAAATCATTTTCTGATATTTTTGTTTTTGGGTCAACACCGGAATCTAATAATAATTTGTTTACTGTAGTAGCAAGCAGATTTTCGATAACTCCAATTTCGCTACTTGACGGAAGAGTATTTTTTACAACAGTACCTGGATCTGCAACAACTGGTGTACCTTCAGAATCGATTAAAAACTGTAGATCTTTTATTCTTACTTTTTGCTCAAACATTAATTTCTCAATTTCTAATAATTTAGTTATCGTATTTTTATTAACTGCTCTCGCCATTTTTATCAATTGCCCGTCAAAATTCTGATAGGTATCCGGTACATTCTGACCTTCAAAAGCGTCTTTAGTTTTGGCTATAAAATCTTTAGAATGTTCAGGATAATAATCCATTATCATTGCCGGCATACCGTTGTGAAGTGTAATGCCATCAATTCCAATAACTCCTAATCCCTTATAGTCCTTTAAGATGTTTATCATGTCAATTTCTTCCATCATTAATTTGAAGTAATCATTTTTACCTGGAAGCATTTTTGCTAAAACTTTCTTTGGATCTTCTCTTAGTTTATAGACTTCTTTTTGCTTCCCTAGAAGTGGAGGTTGGATTAGCGCCGCATTTTTATATGCAGGCAGAAAAAGAATTCCGCTTCGTTTCATTTTCCAGATATTAAAACTTGTTATTAGATTTTCATTGCCTAATTCAAAAATTTCTTGAGCAATTTCTTCTGTACCTAATTCTCCAATTAAGCTTTGCAGTATTTTTACAGGGTCTTCTATTTTTTCTAATAAAAAGTCCAAATCATAAGTTGGATTATGAGATTCTAGACGTTCCAACTCATAAGCCGTCGTACCCAATTTTGGGCTTAATTTTTCTAGTATTGGTGCCAATATTTTTTCTTTTAACTCGAGAGCATAAGTGGAGAACTCATTTTTAAAATCGGCAATAATCATTTGTCTGAAATAGCCTTCCAGATTTTTAAAAGCATGTGTAGTATCAAATTCTGGATGCTTTGCTTTAATTTCAGCTATTTCATTTCTGTTTTTTTGTGGTGTAAGTTCCTGTACAAGTTTTTTTGCTTCGTATTCGACTTGAAAATCACGTTTGTCATCTACTTCTTTTGATTTCCCCCATGTCCTTTTAAGATATTCTTTTGTATCTACAATTTTGTCACTAACCGGGGCATCATTCCAGGAAACAAGAAGATGTTTTATTGTTCCTACTTCTCCCGATGACAAACCTTCACCTGTTTTGGGGTTTGCAGCTTTAGTTTTATAATGACTTAATTGTTCTTCGACCCATTTTTCTTTTCCTCCAGTTACTTTTTGAAATTCTTCATTAGTTTTGGCAAGAATAATGTTTAGTTGGTCTTCAAGAGTGCTTTTATCTTGTACTTTAGAAATTGTAATTAAAGGTTTTACAGCATCTTTAAGATCTTCATGATCTATTAAAATACCCATTACCTGATTTGGTTCTGCATCGATTTCTTTTGCGATTTTGTCTTTTGCTTCCTGAAGAATTTCACTTTTATAGTTTCTCCATAATATTCTCTCTATCCAGTGTTTTTTTTGTATTCCTCCTGGCGGAGTATCCAATAAAACTCTTTTAAAAGAAGGTACGTTTCCAAGTAATTTTTCCCACCGTTCTGCCTGAGCATTACCTCTTTCTTCTAAATAAATGACTTTTAAACCAAGTAGGGCAGGACCTTCAAGAATACCACTTCTCATACCTACATTTACAAGATTATAACCGGATAATCTAGAAATGAAGTATAGCATTTTTAACTGCCCTTTTCTACCTTCAAGTTTAAAAGATGCTGGATAATGTTCGTTTTCCCAAAATTTAATCAATGATGGTTTGGTTACTTCCGCTTTTACATCATCACCTATATTTACTGGTGTCCAGCCTATTGAGCGAACTTGTTCTATTAAATGATTTTGACTTTCATGACTTGAGTAATGTTGCGGATGCGGATGATTTAGCCCACCGGTTTTTGACCATAACAGAGCATAATTACCTGGAGGCATCCCTATAGACCCTAGGAATTTAATTGTTGATTCTTCCTCTTTTTGCAACTGTTCTTTGTCAATACCAATCCAGCTATTCTTTATTGTTTTATAAGTTTCGACTGGATCATTTTTAAAACTTTCAGCGAGAATTGATGTTTCTGAGGTTACTGCTATTGCATGAAAGTTCTTGTATTCTTCTTTTGAACTTTTTAGAAATGTATGCCAGTTAGTATTTGCATTACTTGTTTTTTCGACAAAAACTCTGTTTTCTCCAACAATTTGCTTGAAAAGATTTACCATAGCTGTTTCTGAACTTTGGTGGTTATTATCTGTAACTATTAGCACACTCATATTTGGCTTAAGTGCAAGTGCTGCTGCAACACCATACATATCTCCACTCATATGCGCTCCAATAACCATTAAATCCTTTTTTTTGTCCTTTTTGTCAGTTCCCTTTTTTTTCTCTTTTTGTTTTCCAGAAAAAAATAGATCAAATTCTTTTTTATAGATATTTGCTCCAGACAGCATGTCTTCAAGATAAAGAGCATTAATAGCCGCAAGATCTTCAGGACTAATTTTATCAGCAGACTCTGTTTTGAGAATCTTTTTCATTTCAGGACCCAAACCAAAAATTTTACGCCCATTTTTTTTGTCACCTTTTAAATCTCTTATTTCTGATTTAATTGCTTTGGTGGGCGTATTTTTTGAAGCATATTTTCGAAGTTGGCCAATCTCCTGATCATTAGCTTTTTTATTGTAACGAATGATAAAACAAGCATCATATAAACAACTACCGTCTGATCTTGGAAGAACCTTGTTTAAAGCAAATTTTTGATTGCTTTTTTCTAAAGTAAATGGTCCGCCTTCTTTTGGAATAATGACCTGAAAATGATTTCCACCCTGAAAATATAAACTTCTTCTGCTTAAAGTTCCTTTTCCAATGGTTTCCGATCGTCTAATGTTTCCATTACCAACCGGCACATAGACATTAAACTTTATAAAGAATTTAAGAGCCAATGCTTTCGCTTGATCTATAGTTCCCCAAGCCGAAGATTTTTCGACATCATCTTTGTAAGCAGTTACTTCTTCTGGAGTTACTTCTGATTCTTCTATAGCTTTATGAACCGGTTTGGTATCCAATTCCAAAGATTTGACAGGGGTTTTATAATTCCTCTTTTTATTTTTTTTTGTTCTTCTTTTAATTATAGGTTCGTCACTGTCTCTAAGATCGTTAGTTTCAAGATTTCTCCATTTTTGTTTCAATCTTTTAGATAATGCTACTCTGTGTGCTAATTCACCAATTAACTCATTAAAGGAATGTATATCTCCCTCTTCCTGAAACTTGTAAAAATTGATCCAAACAGCTGTGCTATCATCTGTGTCAAAAGTTTGGTCCCCAATTGTGACTTCTTTGCGCTGAACTATTGAAAGCAATTGAGTTGTTCCCATTGCGGGATGAGAGGGCATTGAGTAGTTGTTAGAATTTCTCTGATCCGTCATTGATTTTGCTTTCGCCCCCATAACATCGGCCTCATTTTCCAATCCTTTATCATCATTTATATTAACCTTGCCTTTCATTTGCAAAGTAGGTTTTACTCTCCCTTGTTTTTGTTGTACTACATGCCACGCTTCATGTGGTAAATGTTTTTCTTGCCCCGAAGCAATGTGAATGTCTGTTCCTTGTGCATAGGCGTGTGCATTGATCTGAGCGGGTTGCGAAGAGTTGTAATGCACTTTTACATCATCCATAGAATGACCCGAAAGATTTTCTATTCCAGATTTTAAATTTTCTGGCAAACCAGTGTTGTTTTTTCTTTGAATAGGAGTAAAAGAAGATTCTTGAGTTGCAGTTTTCTCAGAAAGTTTTTGTTGCACAACAGGCAACTCCCTATTATCTTTTAACTGTACGGCACTATTGTTACCATTGCTATTGGCTGCACTAGTTTGTGTTCTATTTTGGGGTAATTTTTCCTGAAGCTGTGCCATTTTTAGTCTTTACTTTAAAATGTATATTGCGGTTAATTATACCTATGATGGATTTTTATGACTTCAAATCCGCTTTGATGTTTGGCAGGGTATTGTTTTAATTTAGAAAGTAACTATTCTTTTATTTTTATAAATTATGCAATTTGTTTTGTAAAATAAGTTGCAGGAACTTAGCGTTCATATCCAGCTCTAGGTAAGAGATTCATCTGCTTTCGTAAATCTTGTTCCGTTATGTTTCTGGCCTTCCGATCACGATCCTGTAGATTAATCTGGTAGGTTTGATTTCCGGCAAGATTATTGTCTATTATATGTTTATGAAACTTATGTTCGGGAGGAAGGGTATCAAGTCCAACAGTATTGATTTCTTCAAGATTAGTAGTTTCACCACGGGGAAAATCCGAATACGTATGCTGGCGTGAAGATAAAATGGGCATTCCTTTTTCATCGTAAGCCCCTAAACCACGATGAAAATGATCAGAGTGAATTAGTTCGTGACCCAGACTTATGCTTTGAGGACTTGACTCTCGCTTTGTCTTTCCGTTTGGCAACCTCACTTCACCTTCACGATCTTTATCTGAAAGATTCGCATCATAGTGTACTATTGTGCCAACTCCTACTCCCGGGGTAGCACCATTTACAAAAGCTCTTGCCTCATGTGTTAAGTATCCCTTTTTTTTCATGTATTGAAAGTCTTTAAACCAATCGATTGCCTTGCCAACTAATGAATTATCTGGGAGTATTGGCTGGCTACTGAGAGAATCCGCACCCAAAGATTCTTTAATGATAGTTGTATGTGTATGATTCACTAGACTTCGAATCAGGCTGTGACCAGGAGTTGGTGTAACTTTCTCTGCGTTGCGTCTTTTTGGTAAGAAGGAGACTTCTCCTGTTTCACTGTTAACGATAATTTTACCGGTTTCTCCTACAAGTTCTCTCAAATGTTCGGTTACCTTTCTTGTATATTCAGGGTTTGTGACATCTACTTTTAGTACGCGTTGTACAACAGAATGCTCCCGATTATCTTTTAATTGAACGGTATTAGTACCACTTCTATTTGCGGCAGTTACAGCAATTTTGTTTTCGGATACTTTTTTTTGGTGATGTTCCATTTTCTGCTTTTTTAAACGAAATTTCTAACGCTATTTTTTGACTATTATACGATGAGTGGTTCTGCCTTCCAATAGTGTCACATCCACCGGTCCCAAAGCCCCCGAATAATCAATAACCGAACAAAAAGAATGGTGCTTAACCATAAATTTCAAACGCTCAAGCTCCCGATCAAAATAGGGTAGTGCTACTTTTTTACCCGTAATGAGTTGTATTAAATGATTATTTTTTAATGGATATAATTCAAACAAGGGCTCATAAATTGGATATAAAATAGTTTCATCATCAACAATATCATCGGTCTCATACATCTTTTTTTTTAGTTTTTGACTGTGTATTTGGATTAAAAGGCTGAGATGTTGCTCCATTTTATATAGAATTCCATCCATAGCTTTTTTATCTGTTTTTGCTACTAAATAAAGAGTATTACTTGTAATTAAATAGCCATTAATAAAAAAAGCGTTGTCTTTGGTGCAATGATTTAAAGCCATTGCAATTATTGTATTTACATAATTGAAATCGAATTGTTTTTTCCATGCTCCTATTTTAAGTTCAATTTTATGACTGTAAAAGTGTTTTTTGGGAGCGCAAGGTTCAGGTTTTTTTTCAATTTTTCTCATGCTAGCTATCAATTCATTCGGGTAACACCTAAAGTTCGATTTTCTTTTTTAAATTCACGTCTGATTCCTTCAAGGAGATCGTTATAACCAATCTCTGTTTCATTTTTTTGAATAGCGGTTAAAGCACAATACCGAAGCACATTGATAATGGCACCTCCTGTTAATTCAAACTGTTCGGCGATGTTTTCTATATCAATATCGGAATCCAATTTGCATTTTCCCGAAAAGGCATTTTTCCATAATAGGATGCGCTCCTCGGGACTGGGCATTGTAAAATGGATCATGGATTGAAATCTTCTTGAAAAAGCCTCATCCATATTTTCTTTTAAATTGGAGGCAAGTATGACAACCCCCGGAAAATCTTCAATTCGTTGCAATAAGTAACCTGTTTGTTGGTTGGCATGTCTGTCATTTGATGAAGATGAAGCTGTTCTTTTGCCAAATAGCGCATCGGCTTCGTCAAAAAATAAAATCCAGTCTTTATGTTGTGCTACATCAAAAATTTTGGAAAGATTTTTTTCAGTTTCTCCTATGTATTTGGAGACTATCATAGAAAGATCGACCCGATACACTTCTCTATTGGTGCTTTTTCCAAGTAAAGTGGCGGTAAGGGTTTTTCCTGTTCCCGGCGGTCCGTAAAAAAGCGTTCTATACCCTGGCTTTATTTTGTTTTCAAGACCCCACTCTGTCATTAAGGTTGTTCCATAGTTTAACCAGGCATTAATTTCCATGACTTGTTCCATAACATGATTTTCTAAAACCAAATCGGACCAATTCATATTGGTTGAAATTTGTTGTGCCGGAAACGAGACACTGTGTTCCAATCGGGGTAAATTCCCTGTTATAAAATAGTGCAGCCAACGTTCATTGAGGGAAAGAATAGTATTTAAAACGGGCATATTTGACTCCGTGGTTTCCTGGATTAAAACCTGTTCTTTCGAAAGAATATTGCTGGAGCTAAGTACATTCAATACTTCGATTCTTAATTCTGGATTAACGGCAGTAATCAAAAAACAAAAGGTTTGACCAGTGGGAATAAATCCGCTATGGCTTTTGTTGATTACACCACCGAACTCCGTAAAACCACGATCGTACATTGCATTTTTACTAAAGAAAATATCCAGTATTTCGGGTTTTATTTGTGGAGCAATTATCAAGGCAAGACAAAGTCGCTCGTATTGATTGAGATTCCATTCTTTTAGTTTTTGATAAAAAGCATTGTCATCATCAATTTCGGGTAATGGAATGTCCATCCAATGTTTTTCATGTCCATCTTGAAGCAAGTAGCTACAAATAACCTGATCGATTACTTTTTGTAACCAATCCATTTCTTTATGCAGCACAATAATACCCTGATTAGTTTCCATAACTTCCGAATAATTTTTCAATATCGTCTAAATTGGAATCGGTCCATTTAAAATACAATAAAGCAGTGTTTGGATTTAATTCATTCGATTGTAACATATCCAAAAAACAAGCTTGTGCATTTTGCAGTATCATCTGTGGACTGTAAATAGTGTCATTTTGAAAATTGGAATCAAAAAAAGTATTGGCCCATTCGCTCGAATTATTTGTTTTGCTGATGAAATCACTAATAAAATATGCCAGTTTTTCGTCCTGTACAACCAGTTTTTTGGCTTTAAAATAGGCTGCTTTTCTTTTGGTTTCGCGATGATAATAGTCAATATCTTTTGATTGAATTGTTTTGGTGCTAGGATGACCAAAAATATCGACCAATCCAAAGTTTTCGATATCACTTGCCATTTCCAATTCAGCATTGGCTTCACTTGCAACGACCAATGTTGTATTTGTGGCGGTTGCACTTTCGGTTACGATATAAAGCTCCCGAAACGAGAACAATGTCTGAGTCAGTTTTATAATTAATTGCTGTTGGATTTCGTTCCAGTTATTGATTTTTACAGATTCTGGTGCTTCGGCCCGAAAAAGAAAGCTTCCTTTATTGGCAAAAGCCAGTATTTGTTTACTGAATTCAAAATGTCCTTCAATTGCGCCCTGGCCATTTCCTCGGCCTGAATACGGTTTAGACACGCCGTCACCAAAATTCCAATTTGACGGATTCAATGGAATAGTAGTACTTAATTCTACATCTTGTGGGCTGATGATACTATTGCGGTATAAATTCCCCAATAAAACAATTTCTCGATTTTTGATTTGAAAATAATCTCCCGGAAAGAGATTTTGATTTAATGGTTTGGTCGGTATAAATCCTCCTGTTTTTAAGTAAAAATGCCTGTAAAAATGCTTGTATATAAGATCCATAAACTTAAAATTTGTTGATTAAAGTCCACTGAACAAATTGCTGAAACAGTGGACATTTTATTTTTAGGAAGCTAATGCGGCAGCGTTTGCAGCAGCCAAAGCAGCTTGTAATGATTTAAGTTTTACCTGAGCCTTGTTCAAATTTGTAGTTGCTACATTCAACTGTCTGATAGTTTCATCATTTGCCTTGTTGGATTCCAAATAAGCGATTTTAGCATCACTATTGGCTTTGTAAAGCAAGGATTGTATGGAATTGTTTTCTAAAACAACTGTAGTTTCGTTCGGATTTTTTTGTCCTGTCAAGGTTGTATAAAGGTTCAAAGCCTGTTTTTGCTCGAGAGCGGTAGCGGCTTCAGACTCTAAGCACGAAGTTTGCGCTGCAAATATTGATTTTAAAGCAATCAGTGTCAAGGCAACGGCATTGTTGGCATCTGTACCGGCTGCATTTATCTTGGTAATTAAGTCATCTGAAATGAGTGGATTCAGTGATTTTTTGCGAATAACAAGGTTTGATAATTTATTGATAATTTCCACCGAATAGATGAGTTTATTAATCAATACAGTAACCTCTATGGCAACTTGCTCTGTGTTTTGATTTGCATCAGTCATTTTGGTAAATGCAATTTCAGAGTTTCCGCTTAAATCGATGGCATTTTGAATCACTTGATCGATAAGGTTTTTGTTGCTTAATGATTGGGTTCTGTAATTTTCGGCATCCAATAAATAGCCTTGGTACTTTATTGATTTTTGGGTTATGGCCGAAACAACTGTTGTTTGTTGTTGTACAACTGCTTCTGCATCTATTACTTGTGCGGTTAATAAATCAATATCTGATTTTTTCTTTTCTGTAATTCCATATCTTTTTGGATCAGAATTTAATACTTTAAGTTCCATATTTTATGATTTAATTGGTTAGTGTTTGTTGATTGTCATTTGCTGAAAAAACGAAAGATTCTTCGTTTTCCCAATCCGATAAATTATTGTTATATTGTTTTTTATTGGTTTCGGTTCCATTGTAGAAGGACAGAATTACTGGGATATACGTTTTGGAATCTATCAATGCATTACCAAAATTATCCGAAGTCGAGAAATCAATTTTGACTTCATAAGACAATGGGTCTTTAGAGGATGGTTCTGCTACACTGTAATTCCCAAAAGGGATATTTTCGGCTAATTTTAAATTGAAGAAAAAAGCTTTTTTATTTTTAATTGGTACAGGTGTCTTTAACAATTCTTTTTTAAGCGCCATATTCAATTGAGCCAAATTGTTTGTTGCGATTGTTAGTTTTGAATCAATATCTGCTTCAACTAAATTGTAATTGGCTATCGTATTTTTAATTATTAGATTTTCAGCTTTGATTGTTTCGGGATTCGCTTTAGGATCGGGGTGTTTGTTAAGTTCAGTATTTAAATTCTTGATTTTAGTTTTTAATGAGTCTAAATCTTCCGTATATTGATTGATGCCATTTTTTAAAGATTGCATCTCTTTTAATATGATAGACACTTCGATAACTTCTTCTAAATCGTCAAGTTCTTTGTTGGTGAAGAAATTGTCAGGGTAAGGCAAAAACATACATCTGTATTCCGTGATCTTATGGTCATCCTTTTTATTTACCGTAAAATTGATTGCGTAAGGAGAAAGTGTAGGTGTCTCTGAATCCTGATTATCCCTTTTTTCAGGAGCTTGAATAATTGTAACGTCTTTTATGGCATCCAAAGTTTTTTTAAGGCTAAAAGTTTCAGATGGCGCAGACAAGTAGTCGTCATAAGTATTTATTCCTTTCTTGAAATCTTCTGAAAAAACGGTTAAAAGAAAGATTACATATTTTTCTCCTAAAACAATCACTTCATTATCGGTATCCAATAAATCCAGCGTTTTGATGGTTTTAAAACCTTGTCTTTTTGATTTTTCAGCTATTTCATTTGCTTTTTTTGCTTCTTCTTCATCAGTAGTTGCTATGACCTCGGCTTTAGTAACTTCTGTTTTTGCATTAGCAGCATTTGTTAGTGCAATTTTTAAGGTATCGGCAGCAATTTTGGCTGAGTCAATGGCTTTTACTTCATTAAGTTTGGCATTTTCCAGCAATAGTTCCAGTTCATTCTGAGCTTTGATTGCGAGGGCTGAAGCCTTGACAAGTTCCGCATCTTTTGGATTTTTTTTAGCTGCTTCGGCAGCCTCAGAGGCTTTGTTTTTGGCGTGATCTAAGTCTTTTGTTACTTTTGATACCTCATTCTTGGTGTTTTGTACTGCAACATCTGAATCGCTTTTTGCTTTGGTTGCGGCAAGTACAATTGCATTCGTTTTGCTCAAATTATCCTTGGCTTCAATTGCTTTGGCTTTAGATAAGGTTGCTTTGGATGAGGCTTTAAAATAGTTGTCATAATCGGGAATAATGTTTGTACTGATATTTGATATAGCCTGAGTATTGCCGATAGGAGGAACTATTTGAATGTGTTGAAGTGCATTACTCATTAAATCTTCGGCAGCCGATGTCGAAAAAATAGATTTTTTACTTTCTTTCACTAAAAACAGATTGTAGCTTTTTACAGGGTTCTCCAATCCAAGTGAAGGGGTGTTTATTCCTTTTTCATCTGTATTAAAGGGACTTTTATAATAATCAAAGGAGACGTCATAAGAATCTTCAAAAAGGGTAGGGACTTTTACTCTTAAATTAGAATTAAGCCTTTTATTATTGATTTTATAGGCAACTTTGGCTGCTTCAAATTCTACCTTATTATATTCTATTATTCCTTCTGCACTTTTTGTAGTCATGCTGGCAGCTGCTTTTGCATCATTTTCTGTAGAAACAATGGCTGCCATTGCTGTAAAATCTGTATTGGCTACCTTGAGCAAATTGTCTATGGAAGCATCTGTGGCTTTTGCCTTGTCTTCAACTGTCGATGATGCGACTTCGGCAACAGAAGAGGAAGCTTCCATCGCATGTTGTGACGCCACTTCTGCAAGATAGGCCGTTCTATTCATTAGATTATAAGCCTCAATACTTTGTTGGTAAATTTGAGTGCCATAATCGGCAGCATTAATGATACTGAAAATGCTTCCCATATCGCTTGCCAATCGTACAATTGCATTGGTTGCAATTTGAATATTGGATGCGCTGACAGCCAAGTTGGTCACAGATTGTGCGGTGTATGTATTTTGCTGATTGGCTGACATCGTAATATTTGTGGAAATATTTTTGTTCTTGACAGCCTGCTCCTTAACAGCCTGGGCTTGATTGTATTTTTTTGTTGCCAACAGCAGTTTGTCATTGGTAACTATTTCTGCCCCTTCGGCGTAATAAAGTGCAAACATGGATGAATTCAATTGGGAATCCAACTTTTTTTGATTCATTTCCTGGCTTTCTAATGAAGCCAATACACTGGAATGTAAATTTTCACTGTAGCTGTTCATAATTGTTTTTTTTTTAGTTGATTAATTTTTTTAAGGAATCTTATTTATTTAAAGGTTTATTGTTTTTTAATAAGGCCAAATAACATGCAAGGGCTTATCCATCCAAGGGTATTTTATAATCGAAAAGGCAAAAGGAGACTTGTTTATCAAGACGTCATAAGCTCTTTTGTCTACGGTAAGCTCCCATTTGTCTGCCAATTCGACTAAGATTCCATCTCGCACAAGCCAGTTTCCCCTAAATCCGTCTATCGAGCAATCGCCTATGGCACTCCAATACGAAATGGCAGCTTTTATTAAACCGTCAATTAATTGTTTGTTGTCGTTAGAAATCTCAATTCCATCTGGTACTGCATGCGTAAGGGGCAAACCACAAAGCACTTTGTTCAATGGCAAAAAGGTTTCTTCTGTTTTGCTCAATCCTGTGATGACATATTGCAAATAGTGCACTGCATTAATTTGGTTTTCGGTACTACTAAACTGGTTATTGAGTACCAATTTAAGGCGTTCAAACAGCATAACGATATAGCTGTTTAGGATTACAATTCCGGCATTTCTCACCGCAATGCCTTCTTTGATTGGACTTTTGGCACTTTGATTGGTTTGTATTTTCTCAATCTTCGAAAGTATTTCAACCTTTTTTGAAGTTTGGAAGATTTGTTTTTCAGTATTCAGTACTTCCCTGAAGCTAAGTTGCAAAGACAATGGAAACTGATAAATATGCTTTTCAATATCCATTAGAAAATTTTTTTTGGAGACTCCTTTTTTGGTAACCAATTCCCAGATTAGTTCGTTCCAAATTTTTTCAATTGAAATAATCGTCCAATTGTTATTTGCGGAGGCCTTTATCAGCTTTCTGGTGAGAAGGCTTTGTATTTCTTTTGAAGTAATTCCTCTAAAATTGATAATGCCCAAAACGGAATGAAACTTCTGCAGAATTCTCAAATAGGACTCCTTGGTTTTGTCCAATTGAACTATGGCTCCGCATAAATGATTAAAATTCACGGTTCGGCTGAGCCAATCCATTTGAGCTTCGGGAATGAATTTTTTTTTGATTATTTTAAAAAATATTTTGGGATGTTTTAAAATGATTTCTTGAAGCAAATGGTTAATTTCAAATTTTCCTGTCCTGTCAAAATCAGTAGGAATTTGTTTTTGACAAATGATTAGGAAACACCATTCCTCTCTTTTTTTAGCGGTTAGCTTTTGGTTTAGAAATGAATTTTTATTTGTATTTGAAGGTCTGTTAGCGGCTGTTTCATTCATAATCAATCTGTTTTCTGGCATGTTGATGTCTTTATTTCCTTGAATTAATACGCAGAATTTCGTCACATCAATCGAACTATTGCTTTTCAATTGATTTAAAAAGGACTTCTGGATTTCAATTCCAAAAGATTTAATTTTTTTGGTTTGCATCAATTTTGTGATAAATTGAAAGTATTCTTTGCGTTTGCTATTGGTTACTTTTTTTGATAACTGAATAATAACAGTTTCAATAAATGATGATGAATTATGCTCGGGACGAAGAAGTATTTCTTCTATTCCAAATAGCAGCAAATCGTTATCGAGAAGTTCTTCGGGGAAATCGTATTTTTCCTTTGCATTAAGAATTTCATATACTGTTTGTATCGTTAGTACCAGTTTTGTTTTTTCAATGTTTGCTTCTTTTACCAGTAATTGCAATAGCTCGCGATTAAGAACCAACGGCAGTATTTTTTTTAGAAATTCTTTATTGCCATAAGAAAGCATAACCTCAAAAGCCATTTTGGGATGCAGGGAAATACTTTTGATGAGAGATCGTTGCAAGTCAATAAAAAGTTCTTTTTTGCTTGAAGTTTTTTGCAGTTGTAGTTCTAGTTTTGATAGTAAATTTTCGAAATGTTTTGCCGGATAATTGGAACTGTTGCGATTTATTTCGCTGCAATAAACGGCAGTCAAGTTGTTGTAAATTTCCATTGAACGGTTATTTTTTATGGAAGCAGGTATTTTTGCACTGGTAAAAGATTCCAATAATTTTTCAGTATCCAAATTATTCCTTTTGCCTAGTTTTTTTATGCAAAACAATAGG
Coding sequences within:
- a CDS encoding ATP-binding protein, coding for METNQGIIVLHKEMDWLQKVIDQVICSYLLQDGHEKHWMDIPLPEIDDDNAFYQKLKEWNLNQYERLCLALIIAPQIKPEILDIFFSKNAMYDRGFTEFGGVINKSHSGFIPTGQTFCFLITAVNPELRIEVLNVLSSSNILSKEQVLIQETTESNMPVLNTILSLNERWLHYFITGNLPRLEHSVSFPAQQISTNMNWSDLVLENHVMEQVMEINAWLNYGTTLMTEWGLENKIKPGYRTLFYGPPGTGKTLTATLLGKSTNREVYRVDLSMIVSKYIGETEKNLSKIFDVAQHKDWILFFDEADALFGKRTASSSSNDRHANQQTGYLLQRIEDFPGVVILASNLKENMDEAFSRRFQSMIHFTMPSPEERILLWKNAFSGKCKLDSDIDIENIAEQFELTGGAIINVLRYCALTAIQKNETEIGYNDLLEGIRREFKKENRTLGVTRMN
- a CDS encoding contractile injection system tape measure protein, encoding MEEINSHIVSSLKWETTFDQKGEAYRLQERLSSWSKISLPREVANVFNELCPPEQSWRIQSLELNLGSLDYNDLEYDLNTKLRRYLREKIAELIINQNNQKQNRIAVFNKEKSILENLTIFLMEGYLPWNYQNKEGSINQIMADLLQNNLSEVIALIKKAGITHEQVRKRMAWQFDEKNITKIISALEPNNSSPIIEFASIMTNLQTKETIVQTSTASFKKNLWFFILNFLLLERGTLFNKIAFMKSSILQMANHYNIAYSDLILLIENTIVKLSDKTTQNNNFILSLKTLTKEYETQKKDNYPPKIKTNYWDIFERLLKNKTERKSKTGKNNLNELIFTLRNENKTKFNEIANRVLNTEKSCISIIQDLNEISIKILFSKLDTTPSSLNIETIIYLNTLSSNLKLKTNSKMLWEIGIVFLLKNKNANHTDFLLFCIKKLGKRNNLDTEKLLESFTSAKIPASIKNNRSMEIYNNLTAVYCSEINRNSSNYPAKHFENLLSKLELQLQKTSSKKELFIDLQRSLIKSISLHPKMAFEVMLSYGNKEFLKKILPLVLNRELLQLLVKEANIEKTKLVLTIQTVYEILNAKEKYDFPEELLDNDLLLFGIEEILLRPEHNSSSFIETVIIQLSKKVTNSKRKEYFQFITKLMQTKKIKSFGIEIQKSFLNQLKSNSSIDVTKFCVLIQGNKDINMPENRLIMNETAANRPSNTNKNSFLNQKLTAKKREEWCFLIICQKQIPTDFDRTGKFEINHLLQEIILKHPKIFFKIIKKKFIPEAQMDWLSRTVNFNHLCGAIVQLDKTKESYLRILQKFHSVLGIINFRGITSKEIQSLLTRKLIKASANNNWTIISIEKIWNELIWELVTKKGVSKKNFLMDIEKHIYQFPLSLQLSFREVLNTEKQIFQTSKKVEILSKIEKIQTNQSAKSPIKEGIAVRNAGIVILNSYIVMLFERLKLVLNNQFSSTENQINAVHYLQYVITGLSKTEETFLPLNKVLCGLPLTHAVPDGIEISNDNKQLIDGLIKAAISYWSAIGDCSIDGFRGNWLVRDGILVELADKWELTVDKRAYDVLINKSPFAFSIIKYPWMDKPLHVIWPY